In one Spirosoma rigui genomic region, the following are encoded:
- a CDS encoding NAD(P)H-dependent oxidoreductase, whose amino-acid sequence MAKVLIQFAHPVLSKSKVHKTLIKRCANLPNVTVNDLYERYPDMYIDVDREQRLLLQHDIILFQHPFYWYSSPAIIKQWFDLVLEHNWAYGSLGNALAGKKMLNVISCGGSREAYSPTGHNRYTVNQFLVPFDQTAILCKMTYLPPFVIHATFRITPDQIEAYGDQYRYLLTALADDRMPLTPFGSTGYMNDLVTPLLGQQV is encoded by the coding sequence ATGGCCAAAGTTCTGATTCAATTTGCGCATCCGGTACTCAGCAAGTCCAAGGTGCATAAGACCCTGATAAAACGCTGCGCCAACCTCCCCAACGTAACGGTCAATGATCTGTATGAGCGTTACCCGGATATGTACATCGACGTAGACCGCGAGCAGCGGCTCCTGCTTCAGCACGACATCATTCTTTTTCAGCATCCGTTCTACTGGTACAGCAGCCCGGCCATTATCAAGCAGTGGTTCGACCTGGTGCTGGAACACAACTGGGCGTATGGTTCGCTGGGTAACGCACTGGCGGGAAAGAAGATGCTCAACGTTATTTCGTGTGGTGGGAGCCGGGAGGCTTACAGCCCTACGGGCCACAATCGGTATACGGTCAACCAGTTTCTGGTCCCGTTCGATCAGACGGCGATCTTGTGTAAAATGACGTACCTGCCGCCGTTTGTTATCCACGCCACTTTCCGGATCACGCCCGACCAGATCGAGGCATACGGCGATCAGTACCGCTATCTGCTGACGGCGCTGGCAGATGATCGTATGCCCCTCACGCCGTTTGGCAGTACCGGCTACATGAATGATTTGGTTACCCCGCTTCTCGGGCAGCAGGTCTAG
- a CDS encoding MarR family winged helix-turn-helix transcriptional regulator translates to MNFRNEYHRLISNLHKTDGYIINFFQQKLAPFDLSVQQYVALRRLSEVFPEGLAAGELKAKMADLNSDVTRLTDRLVAKKLVVREVDPQNRRRVMLRLTEESHQFVETVAAEFSDFESIVSPLTEEEVSLMNTLLDKIRKQ, encoded by the coding sequence ATGAATTTCCGTAACGAATATCACCGGCTCATTTCCAACCTGCACAAAACGGACGGTTACATCATCAATTTCTTTCAGCAGAAACTGGCACCGTTCGATTTATCGGTGCAGCAGTATGTAGCCCTTCGCCGGCTGTCTGAAGTTTTTCCGGAGGGCCTGGCTGCGGGTGAACTGAAAGCGAAGATGGCCGATCTGAACTCGGACGTAACCCGGCTAACCGACCGGCTGGTGGCGAAAAAACTCGTTGTCCGTGAGGTCGACCCCCAGAATCGTCGGCGGGTCATGCTCCGGCTGACGGAGGAGTCGCACCAGTTTGTGGAAACGGTGGCCGCTGAGTTCAGCGATTTTGAATCGATTGTAAGCCCTCTGACCGAAGAAGAAGTCAGCCTGATGAATACACTCCTGGATAAAATTAGAAAGCAGTAA
- a CDS encoding YitT family protein, translating to MVSQTTVIDSSQSAVQRLKDMAFLCAGVLCAGMGLKGFLLPNNFIDGGAMGISLLLEITTGVELALLVILVNIPFIWMGYRQISAGFAVRTIIAIGLLAFCLVVVPYPVVTTDKLLISVFGGFFLGAGIGLAIRGGGVLDGTEVLAIWISRRSALTVGDVIMVINILVFGAAATLLNVETALYAMLTYLSASKTVDFLIHGIEEYTAVIIISDMHQAIRTMITEEMGRGVTVFKGEKGYGKRGHSQQDTNILYAVVTRLELTRLKERINRIDEKAFIVNHGIDDTKGGMVKGRPLH from the coding sequence ATGGTTTCGCAAACGACTGTTATCGACTCATCTCAGTCTGCTGTCCAGCGTCTGAAAGACATGGCCTTCCTGTGCGCCGGAGTACTCTGCGCGGGCATGGGCCTGAAGGGTTTTTTGTTGCCAAATAATTTCATTGACGGGGGAGCCATGGGCATCTCCCTGCTGCTGGAGATCACGACCGGTGTTGAACTGGCGCTGCTGGTCATCCTGGTCAATATCCCATTCATCTGGATGGGGTACCGGCAAATATCGGCGGGGTTCGCCGTCCGCACCATCATCGCCATCGGCCTGCTCGCCTTCTGTCTGGTGGTAGTTCCATATCCGGTTGTTACGACCGACAAACTGCTGATCTCGGTATTTGGCGGTTTCTTTCTCGGCGCCGGCATTGGGCTGGCCATTCGGGGGGGCGGGGTGCTGGACGGCACCGAAGTCCTCGCCATCTGGATCAGTCGCCGGTCGGCGCTGACGGTTGGTGACGTGATCATGGTCATCAACATCCTCGTGTTTGGCGCGGCTGCTACGTTGCTGAACGTCGAAACGGCACTCTACGCCATGCTGACCTACCTGTCGGCGTCCAAAACGGTCGATTTCCTGATTCACGGCATCGAAGAATACACCGCGGTTATCATCATCTCGGATATGCACCAGGCCATTCGAACGATGATCACCGAGGAGATGGGGCGTGGTGTGACCGTTTTTAAAGGGGAGAAAGGCTACGGCAAGCGGGGCCACAGCCAGCAGGATACCAACATCCTCTATGCCGTAGTGACCCGTCTGGAGCTTACCCGCCTGAAAGAGCGCATCAACCGGATCGACGAAAAAGCCTTCATTGTTAATCACGGGATCGACGATACCAAAGGGGGTATGGTAAAAGGCCGGCCGCTGCACTAA
- a CDS encoding efflux RND transporter permease subunit translates to MWSSVARAILAYRPLWLGLIVVLTAIMAYFGTRLQLSYQVARVLPLSDSTQQQYDRFKQRFGADGTLMVVGWQSDRWFDLPVYQGWYDMTDRVGKLPGVKQVLSTTRLYTLDRQDEKWAVSPLIKQRPQTQTDVDSLKKQVLSLPFYEGLLFNPATKATLMAISFDERKLNSRARIELVETIRRYGKEFADKNRVELHYSGLPSIRTEVMKKVSGEMKLFMGLAAGVTGLMVWLLFRSGRVVWLSMTVVAIGVCIAVGTLSLFGYDITLLTGLLPPLLIVIGVPNCVFLVNKYHEELAQHGDKQRALETMIRQIGLSALLANVTTAIGFGVFYFTNSRLLMEFGVVAAISVMAVYAVCLVLVPILLSYLPVPKPTQLQTLQGGRWRSLLSYVDYLVHQRRKLIYGSIAAITLVSTLGLNRIRVEGYVVDDLPKNDPVYTDLRFMEKQFKGALPLEVMIDTGTPNGVVGNAGRALYKIRAMERIMDDYPEFSKPNSLVDAIRFAYQRYRGGEPRYYVLPPAMELKKLVGDSPLTGKQSSLAQSFLDSSRQVTRVSYQMADVGSIRLKAVLGSLRPRLDSLFAGTPYKVSLTGHSLVFLQSNDYLLGNLYESLLLAIGLIALVGMVLFRSIPIILLSKLPCLIPLVVTAGIMGFADIAFKPSTILIFSIAFGLASDGTVYFLTSYRRQLQLGFEPSAAITQAIHETGISLIYTALILAGGFAVFAASSFGGTAALGVLVATTVLMACLTNLVLLPALLLTLKRYRV, encoded by the coding sequence ATGTGGTCCTCTGTAGCCCGCGCTATTCTCGCTTACCGCCCTCTCTGGTTGGGCCTGATCGTCGTACTAACGGCCATCATGGCTTATTTCGGAACCCGTCTGCAACTGTCTTATCAGGTTGCCCGGGTGCTGCCGCTGTCTGATTCTACCCAGCAACAGTATGATCGATTTAAACAGCGCTTCGGCGCCGATGGTACGCTGATGGTGGTGGGCTGGCAGAGTGATCGCTGGTTCGATCTACCCGTTTACCAGGGCTGGTATGACATGACCGACCGCGTGGGTAAGCTGCCGGGCGTGAAGCAGGTGTTGTCGACGACCCGGCTCTACACGCTCGACAGGCAGGACGAGAAATGGGCGGTAAGTCCCCTCATCAAGCAGCGTCCGCAAACGCAGACGGACGTAGACAGCCTGAAAAAGCAGGTACTGTCGCTGCCGTTCTACGAAGGTCTGCTCTTCAATCCCGCCACGAAGGCCACGCTGATGGCGATCTCTTTTGACGAGCGAAAACTAAACTCGCGCGCCCGGATCGAGCTGGTGGAAACCATCCGACGTTACGGCAAGGAGTTTGCCGATAAAAACCGGGTGGAGCTGCATTATTCGGGCTTGCCATCGATCCGGACGGAGGTAATGAAAAAGGTGTCCGGCGAGATGAAGCTGTTCATGGGACTGGCCGCGGGCGTTACCGGGCTGATGGTCTGGTTGTTGTTCCGGTCGGGACGGGTGGTCTGGCTGTCCATGACGGTTGTGGCCATCGGCGTCTGTATTGCCGTGGGTACACTGTCGCTGTTTGGCTACGACATTACGTTGCTGACGGGCCTGCTGCCGCCCCTGCTCATTGTGATCGGGGTACCCAACTGCGTGTTTCTGGTCAACAAATACCACGAGGAACTGGCCCAGCACGGCGATAAACAGCGGGCGCTGGAGACGATGATCCGGCAGATCGGCTTATCGGCCCTGCTGGCAAACGTAACGACGGCCATCGGTTTCGGGGTGTTCTACTTCACCAACAGCCGGCTGCTGATGGAGTTCGGCGTGGTGGCGGCTATCAGTGTGATGGCGGTGTATGCCGTATGCCTGGTGCTGGTCCCCATCCTGCTGAGCTACCTGCCCGTGCCCAAACCTACCCAGCTACAAACGTTGCAGGGGGGGCGCTGGCGCAGCCTGCTCAGCTACGTCGATTACCTGGTGCATCAGCGCCGGAAACTCATCTACGGCTCCATTGCTGCCATCACGCTGGTGAGTACGCTGGGCCTGAACCGGATTCGGGTAGAGGGCTACGTAGTCGATGACCTGCCCAAGAATGACCCGGTCTATACCGACCTGCGGTTCATGGAAAAGCAGTTCAAAGGGGCGCTGCCGCTGGAAGTAATGATCGATACAGGTACGCCCAACGGCGTAGTAGGCAACGCGGGTCGGGCTCTGTACAAGATACGCGCCATGGAACGAATCATGGACGACTACCCGGAGTTCTCCAAGCCGAACTCACTGGTCGATGCCATCCGGTTTGCCTACCAGCGCTACCGGGGCGGTGAGCCGCGCTACTACGTGCTGCCCCCCGCCATGGAGCTGAAAAAGCTCGTGGGCGACTCACCCCTGACGGGGAAGCAGTCGTCGCTGGCGCAGTCGTTCCTGGACTCCAGCCGGCAGGTCACGCGGGTGAGCTACCAGATGGCCGATGTGGGTTCCATTCGCTTAAAAGCTGTGCTGGGCAGCCTCCGGCCCCGGCTCGATTCGCTGTTTGCGGGTACGCCCTACAAGGTTAGCCTGACGGGGCATAGCCTGGTTTTTTTGCAGAGCAACGATTATTTATTGGGCAACTTATACGAAAGTCTGCTGCTGGCCATTGGGTTGATCGCGCTGGTCGGGATGGTGTTGTTCCGGTCTATTCCCATCATCCTGCTCTCGAAGCTGCCCTGCCTGATTCCGCTGGTAGTGACGGCGGGCATCATGGGGTTTGCTGACATCGCCTTTAAGCCATCGACCATTCTGATCTTCAGCATCGCTTTCGGGCTAGCCTCCGATGGTACGGTCTATTTCCTGACCAGCTATCGACGGCAGCTCCAGCTGGGCTTTGAGCCGTCGGCTGCCATTACACAGGCGATTCACGAAACGGGTATCAGCCTTATTTATACTGCCCTGATTCTGGCGGGTGGATTTGCTGTTTTTGCCGCTTCCAGCTTCGGCGGAACGGCCGCCCTGGGCGTGCTCGTCGCCACCACTGTGCTAATGGCCTGCCTGACCAACCTGGTCCTGCTGCCTGCGCTATTACTGACATTAAAACGCTATCGCGTATGA
- the thiH gene encoding 2-iminoacetate synthase ThiH, protein MFSNVLKQHDWTATQRAIDAKTARDVEQALARSNRTLADFQALISPAAAPYLEEMARQSHHLTQQRFGRTMQLYAPLYLSNECQNICTYCAFSLDNKIQRRTLTDGEILREADALKAMGYDHVLLVTGEANQTVGVPYLKNALRLLRSRFAHLSMEVQPLDQTDYEELMTEGLHTVLVYQETYDRERYKLHHPKGKKASFSYRVATPDRLGQAGIHKIGLGALLGLSVWRTDSFFTALHLQYLEHTYWRTRYSLSFPRLRPIDRLGAEGVTSHDFGQCMTDRELVQLICAYRLFSPDVELSLSTRESPRFRDHAIRLGITSISAGSKTNPGGYVVEPQSLEQFEISDERSPAEMATVIRQAGYEPVWKDWDQTLMTVCP, encoded by the coding sequence ATGTTCAGCAACGTACTGAAACAACACGACTGGACCGCTACGCAACGGGCCATCGACGCGAAAACAGCGCGGGATGTGGAACAGGCACTGGCCCGTTCCAACCGGACGCTGGCCGATTTTCAGGCCCTGATTTCGCCGGCTGCCGCGCCGTATCTGGAAGAGATGGCCCGGCAGAGCCACCACCTGACCCAGCAGCGCTTTGGCCGGACCATGCAGTTGTATGCCCCGCTTTATCTTTCGAACGAGTGCCAGAACATCTGCACGTACTGCGCCTTTAGTCTGGACAACAAGATTCAGCGACGCACCCTCACCGACGGGGAGATTCTGCGCGAAGCCGATGCCCTCAAAGCAATGGGCTATGACCACGTCCTGCTCGTTACGGGCGAGGCTAACCAGACCGTTGGCGTGCCGTACCTGAAAAACGCACTCCGCCTGCTCCGGTCCCGCTTCGCCCATCTATCCATGGAAGTGCAGCCCCTCGACCAGACTGATTACGAAGAGCTGATGACCGAAGGGCTGCATACCGTATTGGTTTATCAGGAAACCTACGACCGGGAACGCTACAAACTCCACCACCCCAAGGGCAAAAAGGCGAGTTTCAGCTACCGCGTTGCCACGCCCGACCGCCTTGGACAGGCCGGCATTCACAAGATCGGGCTGGGGGCGCTGCTGGGCCTGTCGGTCTGGCGCACAGACAGCTTTTTCACGGCGCTGCACCTGCAGTACCTGGAACACACGTACTGGAGAACCCGCTACAGCCTGTCATTTCCACGGCTTCGCCCCATCGATCGGCTCGGTGCCGAAGGGGTCACGTCCCACGATTTCGGCCAGTGCATGACCGACCGGGAACTGGTACAGCTGATTTGCGCCTACCGGCTGTTCAGCCCCGACGTCGAACTGTCATTGTCGACGCGTGAAAGCCCCCGGTTCCGGGACCACGCAATCCGGCTGGGCATCACGAGTATCAGCGCGGGCTCCAAAACCAATCCGGGTGGCTACGTCGTTGAGCCGCAGTCGCTCGAACAGTTCGAAATTTCCGACGAGCGATCCCCCGCCGAGATGGCTACCGTTATCCGGCAGGCGGGGTATGAACCGGTGTGGAAAGACTGGGACCAAACGTTGATGACCGTATGTCCCTGA
- a CDS encoding thiamine phosphate synthase, translating into MPFQLVGITPSSLSDEQWTCLPEIFQAGLSLLYVRQAESPELKQRLTSDVLAPYRDQIIVPFEVPRTALRLHWKEAVRLQAPPNSQAFSTSIHDISDWPLLREKVKLAFYSPVFPSISKPGHRPSQPLTEQIIAIQHIRRHFNALPALIGLGGIRVDNVRQVQDAGFGGAAVLGTLWENHDPVDVVHKLSQQII; encoded by the coding sequence ATGCCGTTTCAACTCGTCGGTATCACACCGTCCAGCCTCTCCGATGAGCAATGGACCTGCCTGCCGGAAATTTTCCAGGCCGGACTTTCGTTGCTGTACGTTCGCCAGGCAGAGTCGCCGGAGCTGAAGCAACGGCTTACCAGCGACGTACTGGCACCGTACCGGGATCAGATCATTGTTCCCTTCGAGGTGCCCAGAACTGCGCTGCGACTTCACTGGAAAGAAGCGGTTCGGTTGCAGGCACCCCCCAACAGCCAGGCGTTCTCGACCAGCATCCACGACATATCCGACTGGCCTCTGCTCCGCGAAAAAGTGAAGCTGGCGTTCTACAGCCCCGTTTTCCCGAGTATCAGCAAGCCGGGTCATCGACCAAGCCAGCCGCTGACCGAACAGATTATCGCGATTCAGCACATCCGCCGGCATTTCAACGCATTGCCCGCCCTGATTGGCCTGGGTGGCATCCGGGTCGACAATGTCCGGCAGGTGCAGGATGCGGGGTTTGGTGGGGCGGCCGTGCTGGGGACGCTCTGGGAAAACCACGACCCCGTTGATGTAGTGCACAAGCTGAGTCAGCAGATTATCTGA
- a CDS encoding cation:proton antiporter: MTSYNLWLVILAVAILAVAWLPSLLKDYPLSYPILFVIAGWLLYQLPIPLPDPSPLQHPELATHLTELCVIIALTGTGLKIDRRFSLRGWRLPIRLVWLTMVVTIAVFSVVAWSWAGWPMASAMLLAAGLAPTDPVLAGDVQVGDPNEGGEDSVRFALTAEAGLNDGMAFPFVYLAVTMAQSAVTTTGELTHWAVYDLAYRVGVGVLGGWLSGQLLSYLIFGLPQRISIKTTAYGFVALAVTLVSYGLTELAHGYGFLAVFIAAITIRSRERTHEYHTYMHAFTDQIERLLIALLLLLFGGAIAEGMLLPLTWQDAVLGLLLVLIIRPLVGYVTLAGTGAQGLKRWIIAGFGIRGIGSLFYISFALSRADFANPARIWALTGFTILISVFLHGILSTPVMKRLDRRTTYVPMPDEEVR, encoded by the coding sequence ATGACATCCTATAATTTATGGCTGGTTATTTTGGCCGTGGCCATTTTAGCCGTAGCCTGGTTGCCTTCATTACTGAAGGACTATCCACTGTCGTACCCTATTCTGTTTGTTATCGCGGGCTGGCTGTTGTACCAACTGCCCATTCCCCTGCCTGATCCGTCGCCCCTCCAGCACCCGGAGCTGGCAACGCACCTGACGGAATTGTGCGTGATCATTGCCCTGACGGGTACGGGTCTTAAAATCGACCGCCGGTTCAGCCTGCGCGGGTGGCGGCTTCCCATCCGGCTGGTCTGGCTGACGATGGTCGTGACCATTGCGGTATTCTCGGTCGTGGCCTGGAGCTGGGCGGGCTGGCCAATGGCGTCGGCCATGCTGCTGGCCGCCGGGCTGGCCCCCACCGATCCCGTGCTGGCGGGCGATGTGCAGGTTGGCGACCCGAACGAGGGGGGAGAAGATTCCGTGCGGTTTGCCCTCACGGCCGAAGCTGGCCTGAACGACGGGATGGCGTTTCCTTTCGTATACCTGGCTGTCACCATGGCCCAGTCGGCGGTGACGACGACGGGTGAGCTGACCCACTGGGCGGTCTATGATCTTGCTTACCGGGTAGGGGTGGGGGTACTGGGGGGCTGGCTGTCGGGCCAGCTGCTGTCGTATCTGATCTTCGGGCTGCCGCAGCGGATCAGCATCAAGACGACAGCCTACGGGTTTGTGGCGCTGGCCGTGACCTTGGTGAGTTACGGTCTTACCGAGCTGGCCCACGGCTACGGGTTCCTGGCGGTGTTTATTGCGGCCATCACCATCCGGAGCCGGGAGCGCACCCACGAGTACCACACCTACATGCACGCCTTTACCGACCAGATCGAGCGGCTGCTCATTGCCTTGCTGCTGCTGCTGTTCGGGGGTGCCATTGCCGAAGGCATGCTGCTGCCCCTGACCTGGCAGGACGCTGTGCTGGGGTTATTGCTGGTACTTATCATCCGGCCGCTGGTAGGGTACGTGACGCTGGCCGGTACGGGCGCCCAGGGGCTGAAACGCTGGATCATTGCGGGGTTTGGTATCCGGGGCATCGGTTCGCTGTTCTATATTTCGTTCGCCCTGAGCCGGGCCGATTTTGCCAATCCGGCGCGCATCTGGGCCCTGACAGGCTTTACAATTCTTATTTCCGTGTTTTTGCATGGTATATTGTCCACGCCCGTAATGAAGCGGCTGGACCGCCGGACAACGTACGTACCCATGCCCGATGAGGAGGTCCGGTAA
- a CDS encoding monovalent cation:proton antiporter-2 (CPA2) family protein, which translates to MQETFFFQAMVYLAAAVIMVPIAKRLGLGSVLGYLLAGVAIGPAGLQFIGQEGTDIMHFAEFGVVMMLFVIGLELEPSRLWRLRKTILGMGGMQIGITSVVIAALAIAFGVAWQQAMVLGMIVSMSSTAIVLQSLNEKGLMQTAAGQGSFAVLLFQDIAVIPMLALFPLLATHPAAGQAGGGHETTSLFDSLPVWVQPIAVLGSVAGIVVTGRYLTPPLFRVVARTGMRELFTATALLLVVGIAVLMTTVGLSPALGTFLGGVVLANSEYRHELESDIDPFKGLLLGLFFMAVGASIDFQLILANPLLIFGLVIGVMVCKLIVLLVIGKAFDLSTDQNLIFSFGLCQVGEFAFVLFSFTAQEGVLAKELTDTMTAVVAISMAFTPLAMLLNEKLLVPRLGTKKVDERESDIVSEDNPVIIAGYGHFGNTIGRFLQANNVGTTVLDVDSDNVDWLRRMGFKVYYGDASRHDLLEIAGAGRAKLIVIAIADEAKRLELVETVKKHFPDLHILVRSTNRYDAYDLMNAGVLHIYRETLDTSLRVGVDALTLLGFRAHEANRAAKTFFIHDERTLKRLSAIRNEEEYVNAARETMEELERVIQADRTAPDLRLDEGWDELSQVSDVTIRS; encoded by the coding sequence ATGCAGGAAACGTTTTTCTTTCAGGCAATGGTCTATCTGGCCGCTGCCGTTATCATGGTTCCGATTGCGAAACGCCTGGGTCTGGGATCTGTACTGGGCTATCTGCTGGCCGGGGTTGCCATCGGGCCTGCCGGTTTGCAGTTCATTGGCCAGGAAGGAACCGATATTATGCACTTCGCCGAGTTCGGAGTTGTCATGATGCTCTTCGTTATTGGGCTGGAACTGGAGCCGTCCCGCCTGTGGCGCCTGCGAAAAACTATCCTTGGCATGGGTGGTATGCAGATTGGTATCACATCGGTGGTTATTGCGGCCCTGGCCATCGCCTTCGGGGTGGCGTGGCAGCAGGCCATGGTGCTGGGCATGATCGTCTCCATGTCGTCGACGGCTATCGTCCTGCAGTCGCTCAACGAGAAAGGGCTGATGCAGACGGCGGCCGGGCAGGGTTCGTTTGCCGTACTGCTGTTTCAGGATATTGCCGTTATTCCCATGCTGGCGCTGTTTCCGCTGCTGGCTACGCACCCCGCTGCGGGGCAGGCGGGCGGGGGGCACGAGACAACCAGCCTGTTCGATTCATTGCCCGTCTGGGTACAACCCATTGCGGTGCTAGGTTCGGTAGCCGGCATCGTCGTGACCGGTCGCTACCTGACGCCCCCGCTGTTCCGGGTGGTGGCCAGGACGGGTATGCGCGAATTATTTACCGCTACGGCGCTGCTGCTGGTAGTGGGTATTGCGGTGCTGATGACGACCGTGGGGCTGAGTCCGGCGCTGGGTACGTTCCTGGGGGGTGTTGTGCTCGCCAACAGCGAATACCGGCACGAGCTGGAGAGTGATATCGACCCTTTCAAGGGGTTACTGCTAGGCCTGTTTTTTATGGCTGTGGGAGCCTCTATCGATTTTCAGCTGATCCTGGCAAATCCCCTGCTCATCTTCGGGCTGGTGATCGGTGTGATGGTCTGTAAACTGATCGTGCTGCTGGTGATCGGTAAAGCATTTGACCTGTCGACCGATCAAAACCTTATTTTCAGCTTTGGGCTATGTCAGGTGGGCGAATTCGCTTTCGTGCTCTTCAGTTTCACGGCCCAGGAGGGGGTGTTGGCCAAAGAGTTGACCGATACCATGACCGCTGTTGTTGCCATCAGTATGGCGTTTACCCCGCTGGCCATGCTCCTCAACGAGAAGCTGCTGGTGCCCCGCCTGGGTACCAAAAAAGTGGATGAACGCGAAAGCGACATCGTCTCGGAAGATAATCCGGTCATCATTGCGGGCTATGGTCATTTCGGCAACACGATCGGGCGTTTCCTGCAGGCCAACAATGTGGGTACCACCGTTCTCGACGTCGACAGCGACAATGTAGACTGGCTGCGTCGTATGGGGTTCAAGGTGTACTATGGCGACGCGAGCCGCCACGATCTGCTGGAGATTGCCGGGGCGGGGCGGGCCAAGCTGATCGTCATTGCCATTGCCGATGAAGCCAAGCGGCTGGAACTGGTCGAAACCGTCAAGAAGCATTTTCCCGATCTACACATTCTGGTACGCTCCACCAATCGCTACGATGCCTACGACCTTATGAACGCCGGGGTGCTGCACATTTACCGCGAAACGCTCGATACGAGTCTGCGCGTGGGGGTCGACGCGCTGACGCTGCTGGGTTTCCGGGCGCACGAAGCCAATCGGGCCGCCAAAACATTCTTCATCCACGACGAGCGGACGCTGAAACGGCTGTCGGCAATCCGAAATGAAGAAGAGTACGTAAATGCGGCCCGGGAGACAATGGAAGAACTGGAGCGGGTTATCCAGGCCGACCGTACTGCGCCCGATCTGCGGCTTGATGAAGGCTGGGATGAACTGAGTCAGGTGAGTGACGTAACCATTAGATCTTGA
- the moeB gene encoding molybdopterin-synthase adenylyltransferase MoeB, which translates to MSLTTDEQDRYSRHLLLPELGAAGQLKLKNARVLVIGAGGLGCPVLQYLTAAGVGTLGICDGDTVATSNLQRQILFATSDVGQPKAAAAIARLRDQNPLVSFREHTDFLTTENALGWINDYDVVVDGSDNFATRYLVNDACVILGKPLVSGSIYQFDGQVSVFNLGDGPTYRCLYPDPSDLPPCAEAGVLGVLPGITGCLMANEVIKLVTGIGEVLSGRLLTVNALSLQFRTFGITTDGTNKHITQLPQGLPVCAGPVPEITYLEYLALLRQYPDLPLIDVRDPDEAARRTLGGRLIPLAHLLAQPTLIPAGQPVVIHCQSGGRSRKAVDFLREQGFDQVMSLAGGIAAVPDQIIC; encoded by the coding sequence ATGTCCCTGACGACCGACGAACAGGACCGCTACAGCCGCCACCTGCTGCTGCCCGAGCTTGGCGCGGCCGGTCAGCTAAAGCTCAAAAATGCCCGGGTGCTGGTCATCGGCGCGGGTGGGCTGGGTTGCCCGGTGCTGCAATACCTGACGGCGGCTGGCGTGGGTACGCTGGGGATCTGCGATGGCGACACCGTAGCGACCAGCAACCTGCAACGACAAATTCTGTTTGCCACCTCCGACGTGGGTCAGCCTAAGGCGGCCGCTGCCATCGCCCGGCTCCGCGACCAGAATCCGCTGGTCAGTTTCCGGGAACATACGGATTTTCTGACGACGGAGAACGCCCTCGGCTGGATCAACGACTATGACGTTGTCGTCGACGGCTCCGATAATTTTGCGACCCGGTATCTGGTCAACGATGCATGCGTGATACTGGGTAAACCACTGGTTTCTGGCTCTATCTACCAGTTTGACGGCCAGGTGAGCGTATTCAACCTGGGCGACGGCCCTACCTACCGCTGCCTCTACCCCGACCCCAGCGACCTGCCCCCCTGCGCCGAAGCGGGGGTACTGGGCGTATTACCCGGTATTACGGGTTGCCTGATGGCCAACGAAGTTATCAAGCTGGTAACGGGAATCGGCGAGGTGTTGAGCGGACGACTGCTGACCGTCAACGCACTCAGCCTGCAATTCCGGACGTTTGGTATCACCACCGATGGCACCAACAAGCACATTACCCAGTTGCCACAAGGGCTACCGGTTTGTGCCGGACCCGTACCGGAGATCACGTATCTGGAGTACCTGGCGCTGCTACGTCAGTACCCGGACCTGCCCTTGATCGACGTGCGGGACCCGGACGAAGCCGCCCGGCGAACGCTGGGGGGGCGCCTGATTCCTCTGGCTCACCTGCTGGCGCAGCCCACGCTCATACCCGCCGGTCAGCCGGTAGTCATTCACTGCCAGTCGGGCGGGCGGAGCCGGAAGGCAGTTGATTTTTTGCGGGAGCAGGGCTTCGATCAGGTGATGAGCCTGGCCGGTGGTATCGCGGCCGTTCCCGATCAGATAATCTGCTGA